A DNA window from Sulfitobacter noctilucicola contains the following coding sequences:
- a CDS encoding glycosyltransferase family 4 protein, with the protein MKIAYILNTYPQPSQSFIRREIRSLERQGHDVLRMAMRRAEVPLVDAQDRAEGDKTEYVLSERKSVLAGALLQALKADPGQLHKAARAAIAMGRASENGVPRHLIYLAEAAFVAMRCRAEGVTHAHAHFGTNAAAVAMLSEMLGGPKFSFTVHGPEEFDAPRALSLGTKVAQSNFTVAISQFGRSQLYRWAAPADWGRIKVVHCGIEPAKFDAPAPMPQGPRRLVAIGRLVEQKGQLALIRALAQTRENIHVTLIGDGELRGEIETLMRTLGVADRVTLTGWVDEARIKDELSRAHALVMPSFAEGLPMVVMEAMAAARPVIATYIAGTPELVQDGTHGWLVPAGDVEALAGAMDACASTPLKKLSQMGDVARARVLERHDTDVEAAKLVRYMQGG; encoded by the coding sequence GTGAAGATTGCCTATATCCTCAACACCTATCCCCAACCGTCCCAGAGCTTTATCCGCCGCGAGATCCGTAGCCTTGAACGACAAGGCCACGACGTGCTGCGCATGGCGATGCGCCGCGCAGAGGTGCCTCTCGTGGATGCGCAGGATAGGGCCGAAGGCGACAAGACAGAATATGTTCTGTCCGAGCGCAAGTCGGTGCTGGCGGGCGCCTTGTTGCAGGCACTCAAAGCCGATCCGGGTCAACTACACAAAGCAGCGCGTGCTGCAATTGCCATGGGCCGCGCTTCAGAGAACGGTGTGCCGCGCCATTTGATCTATCTGGCAGAGGCCGCTTTTGTCGCCATGCGGTGCCGCGCCGAGGGCGTGACCCATGCGCACGCGCATTTCGGCACCAACGCGGCGGCGGTCGCGATGCTGTCAGAGATGTTAGGCGGGCCGAAATTCAGCTTTACCGTACACGGCCCCGAAGAATTCGATGCGCCCCGGGCACTGTCCTTGGGGACCAAGGTCGCACAGTCCAACTTTACCGTCGCCATCAGCCAGTTCGGCCGCTCGCAACTTTACCGCTGGGCCGCACCCGCCGATTGGGGGCGCATAAAGGTGGTGCACTGCGGCATTGAACCTGCGAAATTCGATGCGCCCGCTCCCATGCCCCAAGGGCCCCGCCGTCTGGTCGCGATCGGACGTCTGGTGGAGCAGAAAGGCCAGCTTGCCCTTATTCGCGCATTGGCACAGACCCGCGAAAACATACATGTCACCCTGATTGGCGACGGTGAGCTGCGCGGCGAGATCGAAACGTTGATGCGCACTCTTGGTGTGGCAGACCGCGTCACGCTTACCGGCTGGGTGGACGAAGCGCGGATCAAGGACGAACTTTCCCGCGCCCATGCGCTCGTGATGCCAAGCTTTGCCGAAGGGCTTCCGATGGTGGTCATGGAGGCCATGGCGGCCGCCCGTCCTGTCATCGCAACCTATATCGCGGGAACGCCCGAGTTGGTCCAGGACGGCACCCACGGTTGGCTGGTTCCTGCCGGAGATGTTGAAGCACTCGCCGGTGCCATGGACGCCTGCGCTTCAACCCCTCTCAAGAAGTTGTCACAAATGGGCGACGTTGCCCGCGCCCGCGTGCTGGAGCGGCATGATACTGATGTAGAGGCCGCCAAGCTCGTGAGATACATGCAGGGCGGTTAA
- a CDS encoding 4'-phosphopantetheinyl transferase family protein, which translates to MGMRDPKMHATIAPQIAALYDLPVAVGVTDPRVAQPEPMGREARHLRRAFPVRKREFAAGRTAARQAMTALGRSPEPIPAHPDRAPHWPEGLSGSISHTGKLCAAVLTTAPFHLGLDMEENADLEVGLLATICSDRELAHIDGPYRLRLAKLIFCAKEAAYKAQYPITRTLFGFDHIEISLDLAQQRFTAAFTKPVGCFAVGDKMPGKFDGIEDHLVTAVWTDHGGCKGA; encoded by the coding sequence ATGGGCATGCGCGACCCGAAGATGCACGCAACTATCGCGCCACAGATCGCAGCGCTTTATGATCTTCCTGTCGCGGTCGGTGTCACTGACCCCCGCGTGGCGCAACCTGAACCGATGGGCCGTGAGGCGCGCCATTTGAGGCGTGCATTTCCGGTCCGTAAACGAGAATTCGCAGCAGGGCGAACGGCGGCCCGTCAGGCCATGACCGCGCTTGGCCGATCCCCCGAACCGATACCAGCACATCCAGATCGCGCGCCGCACTGGCCAGAGGGGCTGAGTGGCAGCATCTCGCACACAGGGAAGTTGTGCGCGGCTGTGCTGACCACAGCGCCGTTTCATCTGGGGCTGGATATGGAAGAGAATGCCGATCTGGAGGTTGGTCTGCTGGCGACCATCTGCTCGGACCGCGAGCTTGCACACATTGATGGACCTTACAGGTTGCGACTGGCCAAGCTTATTTTCTGCGCAAAAGAAGCCGCCTATAAAGCCCAATATCCGATCACGCGTACGCTTTTCGGGTTCGATCATATTGAGATATCGCTTGATCTGGCGCAGCAACGCTTTACCGCAGCATTTACAAAACCTGTGGGGTGCTTTGCTGTGGGCGATAAAATGCCGGGCAAGTTCGACGGGATTGAGGATCATCTTGTCACAGCGGTCTGGACAGATCACGGTGGCTGCAAAGGAGCCTGA
- a CDS encoding sugar transferase, with protein sequence MKDTVDQAAGFGMLRFGSHRADPAGALYARPSYVWDSALAAKHGPVYLYRDLGKRLMDILFVLVTLPFSLGIIAICAIALWLEGGNPFYTQPRLGEGGKRFSILKLRTMVRNADEVLETYLASDPAMRQEWDELQKLRNDPRVTRIGHLLRKTSLDELPQLFNVLIGDMSLVGPRPMMPEQLEMYGDPKHYNAVKPGITGLWQVSARNNSRFTYRNEVDGSYERSLTLKLDLLILFKTIGVVLRPTGH encoded by the coding sequence ATGAAAGATACTGTTGATCAGGCGGCCGGTTTCGGCATGCTTCGGTTTGGCTCGCACAGGGCAGATCCGGCGGGGGCGCTTTATGCCCGACCGAGTTATGTCTGGGATTCCGCGCTCGCGGCCAAGCATGGTCCGGTTTACCTGTATCGCGATCTTGGCAAGCGGCTGATGGATATCCTGTTCGTTCTTGTCACCCTGCCCTTCTCCCTTGGTATTATCGCAATTTGCGCCATCGCGCTGTGGCTTGAGGGCGGCAACCCGTTCTACACGCAGCCCCGTCTTGGCGAAGGTGGCAAACGGTTTTCGATCCTCAAGCTGCGCACAATGGTACGAAATGCCGATGAGGTGCTTGAAACATATCTGGCGTCCGATCCAGCCATGCGGCAGGAATGGGATGAGCTGCAAAAGCTGCGCAATGACCCGCGTGTTACCCGCATCGGACATCTGCTGCGCAAAACTTCACTGGATGAGCTACCGCAGCTGTTTAACGTGTTGATTGGCGACATGAGCCTGGTTGGCCCGCGCCCAATGATGCCAGAACAGCTTGAAATGTACGGTGACCCCAAGCATTACAACGCGGTCAAACCAGGCATCACTGGTCTGTGGCAGGTGTCAGCGCGAAACAATTCACGGTTCACTTACCGCAACGAGGTAGACGGTTCTTACGAGCGGTCACTGACATTGAAGCTGGACCTACTGATCCTGTTCAAGACCATCGGCGTGGTTTTGCGCCCGACAGGTCATTGA
- a CDS encoding glycosyltransferase, producing the protein MTDLPRVLHLVDDTTAGGVMRVLDFLQSDSELAKTANHEVVSVNRGRIIGNLGPAHAIVSHLAVSWRSLPSLVALRAMHPLTPLIHVEHSYTGCFVTHNVRHRGRFRTLLKTAYSCFNRVVCVSNGQADWMVAERLVHADKLSTIQSCVDLTAFRAIPAPAGPAHVFGAIGRLDDQKGFDTLIEAFRQCQDPNIELHIIGEGAQEPFLRSLALGDDRIVFRGFQANPIEALRSVDIVMMPSRWEAYGLVAIEALAAGRRLLCHDIDGLSDHAESGGVMLNTADTENMSAIIMQEAQSTAAMRTPSFVRSSARLENQFRACWRFLLSDVGVGARDAVPTH; encoded by the coding sequence ATGACCGACCTTCCCCGAGTACTCCACCTTGTTGACGATACCACAGCAGGCGGCGTGATGCGTGTGCTGGATTTTCTGCAATCCGATAGCGAGCTGGCGAAGACCGCAAATCATGAGGTTGTCTCGGTCAATCGCGGCCGGATTATCGGGAATCTCGGCCCCGCCCATGCGATTGTCTCGCATCTTGCCGTCTCCTGGCGGAGCCTTCCCTCGCTGGTCGCCTTGCGGGCTATGCATCCATTGACGCCGCTGATCCATGTCGAACACAGCTATACCGGTTGCTTCGTGACACATAACGTGCGCCATCGTGGGCGTTTTAGAACACTACTGAAAACAGCATACAGCTGCTTCAACCGCGTCGTCTGCGTCAGCAATGGACAGGCCGACTGGATGGTCGCCGAGCGTCTGGTTCACGCGGACAAACTGTCAACAATCCAGTCCTGTGTTGATCTGACAGCTTTCCGCGCGATCCCTGCCCCTGCTGGGCCCGCACATGTGTTCGGTGCCATTGGTCGCCTTGACGACCAAAAAGGGTTCGACACGTTGATCGAGGCGTTTCGTCAGTGCCAAGATCCGAATATCGAACTGCACATCATCGGCGAAGGGGCGCAGGAACCGTTTCTGAGGTCACTTGCACTGGGCGACGACCGGATTGTTTTCAGAGGATTTCAGGCCAACCCGATAGAGGCACTGCGTAGCGTTGATATCGTAATGATGCCGTCCCGTTGGGAGGCCTATGGTCTGGTCGCCATCGAGGCGCTTGCCGCCGGCCGCCGTTTGCTATGCCACGACATTGACGGGTTAAGCGATCATGCCGAAAGTGGTGGCGTGATGCTTAACACGGCTGATACCGAGAATATGAGCGCAATCATTATGCAGGAAGCGCAATCAACCGCAGCGATGCGCACACCGTCTTTTGTTCGCAGCTCTGCCCGTTTGGAAAATCAGTTCCGTGCCTGCTGGCGCTTTTTGTTGAGCGACGTCGGCGTTGGCGCGCGAGATGCTGTTCCAACGCACTAA
- a CDS encoding glycosyltransferase family 2 protein codes for MKTSILIPAHNEAAYLPACLEAVIASEPVAGGAEVIVIANGCTDDTAQIARDFAVKAEAAGWTLIVLDLAQGGKLNAWNQGEAAASGEVLIYLDADVVVSPPLMTQLSATLDVAGPRYASGSPNVTITGKDALTRNYTRFWLTTPFMVHGVPGFGVFAMNRAGRARWGAWPDIISDDTFARLNFAPEERHRVPASYDWPMIEGFAALVQVRRRQDIGVAEIENRYPELIANDDPHDRTVPLWKRAVRDPVAFVTFALVRSAIRLPVLKSDNRWVRGR; via the coding sequence ATGAAAACAAGCATTCTGATCCCCGCGCATAATGAAGCGGCTTATCTGCCCGCCTGTCTGGAGGCGGTGATCGCATCCGAGCCGGTTGCAGGTGGGGCGGAAGTGATTGTGATCGCCAATGGCTGCACCGATGACACGGCGCAGATTGCGCGGGATTTCGCGGTCAAGGCCGAAGCCGCAGGGTGGACGCTTATCGTGCTGGACCTTGCGCAAGGGGGCAAGCTGAACGCCTGGAACCAAGGCGAAGCAGCCGCAAGTGGCGAGGTGCTGATCTATCTTGATGCGGACGTTGTTGTCTCGCCTCCGCTTATGACGCAGCTCAGCGCCACACTTGATGTGGCAGGTCCACGCTATGCAAGCGGCTCACCAAATGTGACCATCACCGGAAAGGACGCATTGACGCGGAATTATACCCGTTTCTGGCTGACCACGCCTTTTATGGTCCACGGTGTGCCGGGTTTCGGCGTTTTTGCGATGAACCGGGCAGGGCGCGCGCGCTGGGGCGCTTGGCCGGATATTATATCGGACGACACTTTTGCGCGGCTTAACTTTGCACCAGAAGAACGCCACCGCGTTCCTGCGTCCTATGACTGGCCGATGATCGAAGGGTTTGCTGCCTTGGTGCAAGTTCGCCGCAGGCAGGATATTGGCGTTGCAGAGATCGAAAACCGCTATCCTGAACTGATCGCCAACGACGACCCGCATGATCGCACGGTGCCCTTGTGGAAGCGCGCTGTCAGAGATCCGGTGGCCTTTGTTACCTTCGCACTGGTGCGTTCCGCCATCCGCCTGCCAGTGCTGAAGTCGGATAACCGATGGGTGAGGGGGCGTTAA
- a CDS encoding carbohydrate kinase family protein has translation MILCCGEALIDMIPVAGPDGQTAFVPHCGGALFNTAIALGRLDVPVGMLSGVSRDRFGVQLADALSENNVQTDMLVRSDRATTLAIVHLVDGHATYAFYDEGSAGRMVRPADVPDIPEAVEALYFGGISLVSEPAADTYAHVCATAGGSRLVMMDPNIRTSFITDEQAYRARLDRMMPHCDIVKVSDEDLAWMTGGSGSIADQAKAVLAKGPKFVIVTKGAEGAMVFSDGGHASVPAGKAVVVDTVGAGDTFNAGVLAGLTQQGALSKEAVATLSAEDLVPALSYGAKVAAVTVSRAGANPPWKNEL, from the coding sequence ATGATTTTGTGTTGCGGTGAAGCGCTGATTGATATGATCCCCGTAGCCGGGCCGGACGGGCAGACAGCGTTTGTACCCCATTGCGGCGGTGCTCTTTTCAACACAGCCATTGCTCTTGGCAGGCTCGACGTTCCGGTTGGCATGCTAAGCGGTGTTTCGCGTGATCGTTTCGGCGTGCAACTTGCTGATGCCCTGTCCGAAAATAATGTTCAAACCGACATGCTGGTGCGCAGCGATCGCGCAACGACACTGGCGATTGTCCATTTGGTTGACGGACATGCAACATATGCCTTCTACGACGAAGGCTCTGCGGGCCGCATGGTACGGCCAGCAGACGTGCCGGATATTCCTGAAGCTGTGGAGGCCCTGTATTTCGGGGGTATCAGTCTGGTCAGTGAACCTGCTGCGGATACCTATGCCCACGTCTGCGCGACCGCAGGCGGCTCGCGGTTGGTCATGATGGATCCCAACATCCGCACCTCGTTTATCACCGATGAGCAAGCCTACCGCGCACGGCTGGACCGGATGATGCCCCATTGCGATATCGTAAAAGTGTCGGACGAGGATTTGGCTTGGATGACAGGCGGGTCCGGCAGCATTGCAGATCAGGCAAAGGCCGTGCTGGCCAAGGGCCCCAAGTTTGTCATTGTGACCAAAGGGGCAGAGGGCGCCATGGTGTTTAGCGATGGGGGCCATGCCAGCGTGCCGGCAGGCAAGGCGGTTGTGGTGGATACCGTCGGGGCGGGCGATACCTTTAACGCCGGCGTCTTGGCGGGGCTGACGCAGCAAGGGGCGCTGTCCAAAGAAGCCGTCGCCACGCTGTCGGCAGAAGATCTGGTGCCAGCGCTGAGCTATGGCGCGAAGGTCGCGGCGGTTACAGTATCGCGTGCCGGTGCCAACCCACCGTGGAAAAACGAACTCTGA
- a CDS encoding GumC family protein: MGPIYTLADFLDMVRRRVGIISAAIIMGCFVSVYWALSVPHEYQATEVIQVEQPTISDELARSTVEGSAARRLQLIQQQVMARSNLERLIEELDLYSNLPALRPYEKVDLLRRSVSITGLAAVREGFADDGAISVLTITATTYDAYKAQALAHAIADETRKLAADQRRAQTRETLDFFQEKEDALLAEIAQQEADLAAFRSQNDISIDGGLEFRRSELSSLNDAMLELDREIITAQLAIQNIDRSGGTRAATVKREEEELTRLMDGLTTQRQLLQDRRAALSASIETRPEVERTLAEFERRMTQLRGQLDVVSTRRNEAEVGYTLEDASRGERFITLEEARVPEYATSMSRKKRVIMGVFASGVIGLALAFLLELRRPVIRTARQMQRETGLLPVVSIPETRPPRKRKGLSKLWQDRREAGLQGRAARLARNTSSGDPEHS, translated from the coding sequence ATGGGTCCGATTTATACATTGGCTGACTTTCTCGATATGGTGCGCCGTAGGGTGGGCATCATTTCGGCTGCCATCATCATGGGTTGCTTTGTATCCGTTTACTGGGCGCTGTCGGTGCCGCACGAGTATCAGGCGACCGAAGTTATTCAGGTCGAACAGCCGACCATATCAGATGAACTGGCCCGCTCCACCGTAGAAGGCTCTGCCGCCCGTCGCTTGCAACTGATCCAGCAGCAGGTCATGGCGCGATCAAATCTTGAACGCCTCATTGAAGAACTGGATCTTTATTCCAATCTGCCCGCGTTGCGGCCCTATGAAAAAGTCGATTTGCTGCGTCGTTCGGTATCAATCACCGGTCTGGCCGCGGTCCGCGAAGGATTTGCCGATGACGGTGCCATATCCGTTCTGACCATCACTGCGACCACCTATGACGCCTATAAGGCGCAGGCACTGGCCCATGCAATTGCGGATGAAACCCGCAAGCTGGCCGCAGACCAACGCCGCGCCCAAACCCGCGAAACGCTCGATTTCTTTCAGGAAAAAGAGGATGCCTTGCTGGCTGAAATAGCACAGCAGGAAGCAGACCTCGCAGCCTTTCGCAGCCAAAACGACATCTCTATCGACGGTGGTCTGGAATTCCGCCGTTCGGAGCTGAGCAGCCTGAACGATGCGATGCTGGAGTTGGACCGCGAGATCATTACAGCACAACTCGCCATCCAGAACATCGACCGCAGCGGCGGCACCCGTGCAGCTACGGTGAAGCGCGAGGAAGAAGAACTGACACGTCTTATGGACGGGCTGACCACTCAGCGTCAGCTTTTGCAAGACCGGCGTGCGGCCCTCAGTGCCAGCATCGAAACCCGTCCCGAGGTTGAGCGCACTCTGGCCGAGTTCGAGCGACGCATGACACAGTTGCGCGGTCAGCTTGACGTTGTCTCTACCCGCCGGAACGAGGCCGAAGTCGGCTACACGTTGGAGGATGCCTCCCGCGGCGAGCGGTTTATCACACTCGAAGAGGCGCGCGTGCCAGAGTATGCAACCTCAATGAGCCGGAAGAAGCGCGTTATCATGGGTGTTTTTGCATCCGGAGTTATCGGACTGGCCCTCGCCTTTCTGTTGGAACTGCGCCGCCCGGTCATCCGGACCGCCCGCCAGATGCAACGTGAGACAGGTCTGCTTCCTGTGGTTTCCATCCCTGAAACCCGCCCTCCCCGCAAACGCAAAGGTCTGTCAAAGCTTTGGCAGGACAGGCGTGAGGCTGGTTTGCAAGGCCGTGCTGCGCGGCTTGCCCGCAACACATCTAGTGGCGACCCTGAACACAGCTAA
- a CDS encoding glycosyltransferase family 2 protein gives MPIASIIVPAFNVADTLPATLKALLAQTFDDYEIIVVDDGSTDTTSTLLQEYANISPIRVITQRNRGLAGARNTGISLARGEFIGFCDADDLWVPEKLALHVAHLQSAPHVGVSFSGSALINDEGDALGMAQSPRLTNITAAHIFKRNPIGNGSAPVIRKAVFDAIAHRPASEKTRDWYFDETFRQSEDIECWLRIALTTNWQFEGIAGDLTHYRINAGGLSAATDLQLAAWERMIAKLSQVAPSFFSKNAKSARSYQLRYLSRRAISDKDTGRAIELLKQSFRQSWSPLWEEPVKSLTTIAAALVLRYAGPLALDALMARRGAAT, from the coding sequence ATGCCCATCGCTTCCATCATCGTTCCCGCCTTCAATGTCGCAGATACCCTCCCCGCCACGCTGAAAGCACTTCTTGCCCAGACATTTGATGATTACGAGATCATCGTGGTCGATGATGGCTCAACCGATACGACATCAACGCTTTTGCAAGAATACGCCAACATATCTCCGATCCGCGTCATCACCCAGCGTAACCGCGGCCTTGCCGGTGCGCGCAACACCGGAATCTCGTTGGCCCGCGGTGAATTTATCGGCTTTTGCGACGCGGATGATCTTTGGGTGCCGGAAAAACTCGCGCTTCACGTAGCACACCTGCAATCGGCACCTCACGTCGGTGTCAGCTTCTCAGGCTCCGCCCTTATCAACGATGAAGGTGACGCGCTCGGCATGGCGCAGTCCCCGCGTCTGACGAACATTACCGCAGCACATATTTTCAAGCGTAATCCGATTGGTAATGGTTCAGCACCAGTGATCCGCAAAGCCGTCTTTGATGCGATTGCACACCGCCCCGCCTCCGAGAAGACACGCGACTGGTATTTTGATGAAACCTTCCGGCAGTCAGAAGACATCGAGTGCTGGTTGCGCATCGCACTGACCACCAACTGGCAGTTCGAAGGCATTGCGGGTGATCTGACACACTACCGTATCAATGCGGGCGGACTGTCTGCCGCCACCGACCTCCAGCTTGCTGCATGGGAGCGGATGATTGCGAAACTGTCGCAGGTTGCCCCGTCATTTTTCTCCAAGAACGCCAAGTCGGCCCGTTCCTATCAGCTGCGCTATCTGTCCCGCCGCGCAATCAGCGACAAAGATACAGGCCGGGCCATTGAGCTGCTGAAGCAGTCGTTCCGCCAGTCTTGGTCACCCCTCTGGGAAGAGCCTGTGAAATCACTGACAACCATCGCTGCCGCCTTGGTTTTGCGCTATGCTGGCCCTCTCGCACTGGACGCATTGATGGCACGCAGAGGAGCCGCGACATGA
- a CDS encoding CpsD/CapB family tyrosine-protein kinase has protein sequence MRDTYGSDALGDDVIEQTAVGSSLGMRHSIRPRRALITHPSTTPAVARRELPVDPTELNAIPPAYVPDTSLPRWHELELVQTGARKKAGTTALPVVDASRDSATVRAFDLLRTRLRQTTQEHGWSNIAITAPTSGCGNTFTAVNLALSLSRISGSRTVLMDFDLRNPGVAQAVDVTARGAMSDFLAGQMPIGDHMVRISDTLALGLNTTVDENAAETLQAAETAHTIERMRAALQPELVLYDMPAMLAHDDVSAFLPQLDGVLLVSDGSQTMARELVECERILDGQVPLLGVVLNRARPNSIPHYN, from the coding sequence ATGCGTGATACCTATGGGTCAGATGCACTCGGTGATGATGTGATCGAACAGACTGCGGTCGGGTCAAGCTTGGGCATGCGCCACAGTATCCGTCCGCGCCGGGCGTTGATCACACACCCTTCCACCACGCCTGCGGTAGCACGGCGCGAATTGCCCGTTGATCCCACCGAACTGAACGCCATTCCGCCTGCCTACGTGCCCGATACTTCCCTGCCGCGGTGGCATGAATTGGAACTGGTTCAGACCGGTGCCCGCAAAAAGGCCGGAACAACAGCATTGCCCGTGGTCGATGCATCTCGCGACAGTGCGACAGTGCGTGCCTTTGATCTGCTGCGCACGCGTCTGCGCCAGACCACTCAGGAACACGGCTGGTCAAACATCGCAATCACTGCCCCCACATCGGGCTGTGGCAACACTTTCACCGCGGTCAATCTGGCGCTGAGCCTCTCGCGGATCAGCGGGTCGCGCACGGTCCTGATGGATTTCGACCTGCGCAACCCCGGTGTGGCACAGGCGGTAGACGTGACCGCACGCGGTGCCATGAGCGATTTTCTTGCCGGCCAGATGCCAATTGGCGATCACATGGTACGCATCAGCGATACACTGGCCTTGGGACTGAACACCACGGTAGACGAAAACGCAGCCGAAACGCTGCAAGCTGCCGAAACCGCCCACACGATTGAGCGGATGCGGGCAGCGCTTCAGCCGGAACTGGTTCTATATGACATGCCCGCAATGCTGGCCCACGACGATGTCTCGGCCTTCCTGCCGCAACTTGACGGTGTGCTTTTGGTCTCTGACGGGTCACAAACCATGGCCCGCGAGCTGGTCGAATGCGAGCGCATTCTTGACGGTCAGGTTCCGCTGCTTGGTGTTGTCCTGAACCGTGCGCGCCCCAATTCGATCCCACATTACAACTGA
- a CDS encoding oligosaccharide flippase family protein — protein MARVARSASWIVLGYGASQAIRLASNLILTRLLFPEAFGLMALISVVTVGLTLFSDVGIAPSIAQSKRGDDPDFLNTAWTIQIIRGSILWVVACLLAYPAALFYDQPDLMQYLPIAALSLLIAGFNPTRIETAHRHLLMGRLTALDVLSQIIGIVVMVVLALIWQSVAALVVGGVATAVAKLALTWFYLPGDRNRLTWENTAVTELVTFGKWIFLSTVFWFFASQGDKAILGKFLSLEALGIYNIGYFLASFPLLLGLAVTGRIMIPVYREKADPVRIKRLRYGLSIGVVGLLVVMALAGPWLVDVLYDARYVSAGAIVVLLAAGLIPQVIGMTYDQAALAAGDSRRFFIYNAIRSSLQVGMLLVGAVYAGLIGAIIGMALAMALAHLVLIWLARAHGIWDARHDLLFFVVGGIAAAASLWLHKDAIAAMIAATQ, from the coding sequence ATGGCACGGGTGGCGCGGTCCGCTTCGTGGATCGTGCTGGGGTACGGGGCATCACAGGCCATACGGCTGGCGTCGAACCTGATCCTCACACGGCTCTTATTCCCCGAAGCCTTTGGCTTGATGGCGCTGATTTCGGTTGTGACAGTTGGGCTGACACTGTTCTCGGATGTCGGCATCGCGCCGTCGATCGCGCAGTCGAAACGGGGTGATGATCCTGATTTTCTGAACACCGCGTGGACCATCCAGATCATACGCGGTTCCATTTTGTGGGTGGTCGCCTGTCTCTTGGCCTATCCGGCGGCGTTGTTTTACGATCAGCCTGACCTGATGCAATATTTGCCTATCGCGGCGCTGTCGTTGCTGATCGCTGGCTTCAACCCCACACGGATCGAGACCGCGCACCGGCATCTGCTGATGGGGCGTCTGACGGCGCTTGATGTACTGAGCCAGATCATCGGTATTGTCGTCATGGTGGTACTGGCACTGATCTGGCAATCAGTCGCAGCATTGGTGGTGGGTGGCGTAGCAACGGCGGTGGCCAAGCTTGCACTGACGTGGTTCTACCTGCCCGGAGACCGCAACCGCTTGACGTGGGAAAACACCGCGGTTACCGAGCTGGTTACCTTCGGCAAATGGATATTCCTTTCAACAGTATTCTGGTTTTTCGCCAGTCAGGGTGACAAAGCCATTCTGGGCAAGTTCCTGTCGCTTGAGGCTCTTGGTATCTACAACATCGGGTACTTTCTGGCGAGTTTTCCCTTGTTGCTGGGCCTTGCCGTTACCGGACGGATTATGATCCCTGTCTATCGCGAGAAAGCTGATCCGGTACGGATCAAGCGCTTGCGCTACGGCCTGAGTATCGGGGTTGTCGGTCTGCTGGTCGTGATGGCGCTTGCCGGTCCATGGCTGGTGGATGTGCTTTACGATGCGCGGTACGTAAGTGCGGGGGCGATTGTGGTTTTGCTGGCGGCAGGGTTGATCCCACAGGTGATTGGCATGACCTACGATCAGGCCGCACTTGCGGCAGGCGACAGCAGACGTTTCTTTATCTATAACGCCATCCGGTCCAGTCTGCAGGTGGGGATGCTGCTGGTCGGTGCGGTCTATGCTGGCCTGATTGGCGCGATAATCGGCATGGCCTTGGCAATGGCACTGGCCCACTTGGTGTTGATCTGGCTGGCGCGGGCCCACGGCATATGGGACGCCCGTCATGATCTCTTGTTCTTCGTAGTAGGCGGGATCGCAGCGGCAGCATCGCTTTGGCTTCATAAGGACGCCATCGCGGCCATGATTGCGGCGACGCAATAG